From the genome of Gallus gallus isolate bGalGal1 chromosome 4, bGalGal1.mat.broiler.GRCg7b, whole genome shotgun sequence:
aagaaatttagTCCTCTTAGATGAAAAGGCCTTCAAGAATCTTTCAGTTGAAtagaagctttgtttttttccagatacaaaaacaaacacctgaGAAGGGACAAATTAAATAATACTAAATATGCAGTCTTACCTGTCCCCTCATAACAGACATTTGGTTTTCAAAAGTAGCCTTGTCAAATCCTTTATcagtcttcattaaaaaaaaaaccataaaacagTAAAGTTATTATAAGAAATGATTCCTTTGTTATTAACTGTGTATTTGGTATGCACGTTTATCAAGTTCACAATATGCATGGTCATATCTATCAACATTATAATAAACCTAGGAAGCTTCAATTCGTCACAGAATGAATCAAGGAAATCTAAATTGTTTGCAGTAAGTAGACATGTCAAAATAAATGATTCATCACATGGTAAGAGCAGAACATATCAATAAGTAACACTTCGACCCGTTGGTAGGAAGGGTACATACACTGCAGAGGCCATGTTAAATGGAGCATTTACAGagatttgttttataaaaattaACTAGACTTAACCAAGTATGTGAAACTTTACTATATACAAAGGTATTTAGATTTTCAGATGAGCTGATTACTCTTAGTCACAACAGTGACACAGCTTCCTGtaattatgtatatataatgaTTTTGTAGAAAAGGGtacaaaatcaaaaccaaaaactaGCTTGTACTTGTAATGAAACAGATATAACAGTAATGCCAAATTCAAAGAAGCATCCCTCTCACCTTAAATAGTTCATGAAGATCTTCACAAAGATCCTGTACAAAGTTCATATCAGAGATGCGAGGAAGAACCAAGTCTCTGGTCTCCTGAGAGAAGGGAACTTGTGCTTGAGAAAGCCAAGCCCAATGAAAGGGATCtaacataggaaaaaaacatttttagattAACAACAGgcaaaaatttaattttcaagtGTTTACAAGTGTTGTAGTAGCATGCTCCTTCCTGGAGGTAATCAGTAACATGCACTTCCACAACACTGTTACTTCATTATACCTTATCTGGCCACAACTACAAGAACAGctatgcatctttttttttcccctccatcagtgacaatatattttaagaacttAATATTTTGAGTATTTAGTTTAATCAATCAATACTGTAAACAAAAGCAGCTCACTCCTTGTGTAATAACTCGATTTCCTTTGGAATAAAATAGCTTGATGGTTTTCACTTTATTATCACCCAAACTGCAAATACTTATTTAGAAATTACCCATCCAGAAGTAAGACAATTGAATAATACAATACATACATGCCCTCCACTCATCAGGATGCTTAAAGGGAAATGCTAAACCATTGTCAATTGCAGCAATTTTAATAGTAGATTCTTCAGTTACAGTCCACTGGATATCCTATGGAAGGAATGTTTCAAAGCTTAGCGACACCTGTGTGCTTACAAAAATATAACACATCAAAATACTAAATGTGTTTTAGCTTCACTAATTAAACTTAAATTTCATGAAGGACTATCAAAGAAACCGCAGTTCATAGAATTCTTAAAGCTACCACCATTACAAAGGAGCTCTTCccacaaatacaaaataagcagagcacagaaacagctgtacaaatcagaacattttcagaatattattttcttacCTTATCTGACAGATTAAGTCCATCATCTTGCTTTTCATACCTGACTAGCCAGTTATCATTACCTctgtctttaaagaaaaaaaactgcatgTCACAAGACATCATACAAAAGAAGTATCATATCACCCAAAATTATACAGAAAGTAATACTGTAAGCTGAGAATTTACCAAAGATGTCAGGCAAAATCATTCAGTTTTCTCCCCAGTCAAAACATCTTTTGTGAAACCTTTAAGATAACTGATCTATTGGAAAGAGTAAATATTTACCAAACATATTTAAGCCATATATACTGCTGCTTTACTGACTGAATATACAggaaaacatcaagaaaaaagTATCTTCAGGTACTGGCATTCCTATAGAATGTAGTAAAGATGCCCACTTCAGGtgaagcagcaaagaaagcatttagaTAAAGCTGCCTTTGTATTCTACAAGAAACAAATCACCTACaaaaagtcaaaagaaaaatctcaacCTCTGAGTAAAAGAAAGAGGAGCACATGAGAACAGACATTTCACAGCTTACTGTACAGTGCCTGATCACCATCAGTACAAAGTATTTTGCACCAATGTGAAACTGTGCTACTATTGGTCTCCAGCTCAGCATGAAAGGAATGGTAGTTGTAGCTGCTTTTATGCTTCCTGTAATCCCATCATCCTTTCTTCTAACTTTGCAAAGGAGACAATTAATCGCCTATTAACACAGCTAAGGcataagtattttattttaaatctcaaatcatttaaaaatatcaagTAACTGCCAATAAAAACTGCTCAGATTTTGTAATTTTCTAATATTTAGTATTTGAATCTAGAgacatacattttttaaaacctttaaaATGCAACATTCTGGCCTTCACTTGTGAGTAAAACACTTGAAATGCACTAAAGCTTTCATTAGCGACTTTCAGTCAGAGTTATTTACAAATTTTCCCCCAAGTTAATTGATAAGACATTTCAGGACACCACGAGATACCTGTATTTCTGATGACATAATCTAAGATAACCAATCTTTCAAATTGTGACTGAAATTCTTTCCTTGTGTTCTCAGGTAAAGGATCAGTTTCAAACTTCCTGAGCCAGTAGTCAGCTTCCTTATATCCTTCAACAAACAGCTGGAAGGAGCCAACCTGAAACATTAAGAAACCATATGACAAATACACCCACGCGTGTCTTTAGCTAACATCCTTTCAAAGTTCAGAACACTGAAAGCAATACAGTGAACCATCCAGCAAAAGAcagtaaatataaaaacaagACTAAGTAGTTTCTCTTTCTCCAGTGGTTTCTCTAAATTCCAAGAAATTCTAAAACGTCTCCTATCATTCagatttttggttttggtcTCATTTTTAGAGTGTTGAAGCACTCACTGAATTTACCAGGAACTAAAAGTAGGCAGACAGACTAGCACAAACAAACCTTCATGGTTATGAGCAATATCTGATATGAAGAAATAACACCTATTTTCATTGGAAATACTTGGTTCAGCAGTTCATAGAAAAACTCACCAAAAactacagcagaaaacaaaaagtcttcCTCTCTGAAAAGCTTGCATGTTTCACTGGTGAGACCAGCAGCTCTGGTCATTTTTTCAAGACTTATTGCATGAAAACGACTGAAATGCATTTCCCAAGACtccaaggaaggaaaagtacAGATGAAATAGGCTCCGTATGTGCAGACAACAGAAAAGTTACTCAAGATTAAAATTCAAAAGAGGAATTATATTTGAGAATGAAAATGTATATAGATGCACACATGTTGAGATACAGATGAACCTTTAAGTGTGCATAATAACCATGTAATATGTGATACAAGCTTTCATAACATATGTTGTATCAAACTAAATTGCTGGAATTGAGAAGTAGATTACTGAAGTTGTTTTAAAAGTGTAAGACCAGAACACTGGTGAGATTCTGGGGTTACAACAAGAAAGATGTGAGGTTGTAGTCAGAGGAATACCGCACACAAGAAGGTAGGATGAACATGACAATAAGAAacctaaaaagagaaaacaaagaaatagaagGGAGAAAGATTTAGGAAATCTGAAAGAACTAGAAAAACAGCAAGGGAGAAGCAattatgaaaacaacaacaaaaaaaccccaaaacagaaagcaatgaaGGGAATACAACTTgttaagaaaaggagaaaaacagaaagaagtacACAATTTTAACATGATTTTCTTCCAGTGGAAAGCTAAGCTGCAAACTGAAAAAGTGGCTACATTGTAAGTGTAgtttaagagaaagaaagatgcaaCACAACGGTCAGGTTTTGCTTAAAAGCAATGATATTTACTCAACCTTGCATCATTCAGAGATTGCCTGTAAATAAACAAGaaggtttttcttctgctaaaaTCACCtctaacatttttattattaaagttTTTGTGCCAGAGTAAGGAAATGCATCGATGTCCTCTTCAATCTTACCTTAGGAGGTAGTCCAATTCGATTAAATTTTTTAGCAACTTTTGGCACTTTCtctaaagcatatttttttcctcttgactTCGCACGATCTATTGCACTGTAATTAAAGGTCTCGCTGACAAGCCACACAACCTTCAAGCAAGAAAACATCGTCATTAAAAACGTTAAAAGCACAACTCCGTTCTGCATCATTTTATTTATCGATTTACAGTAAGTTTTATGTTCAGCTGCCAAAAGCAAGAATGAAGCATCAGCCAACTCCAGTAGGCTTCTTTGCTATTTCACATATCTCAAAGAGAAATGTGATGAAACACCTGCAAACTGGAATATTTATATGCTGCTATATAGAATATATCTGAATTTGCAATTCTTATGCTTCTTGCTAAATTAGAACgtagaaaaatagcaaaaaatacTAAACACTAAAGTggttaattttttaattattattattatttgttaaatGGAGAACACTCCAAAGATTTAATTCAGCTCTGAAAATCatcctttaaaacaaagaacCACAGAGCCAATGTTTCTACACTACACCACTAAGCGCTAGGACTTGATATAGTTTGCAAATGATTTAGAGCTACAGCAGGCACAACTACAGCCCAGATCCTGACACATCAGTAACTCTGCACTTTTTGCATCTGAgaattcatgtatttttaacttttacCTTAGTTTTGGGTACAACTCCTAGCCCCAGCTTGTCATCTACAAGATAGGCACCAGCTTCAGAGAGATAGCCCTGATTTGGAACAAGGCAGCCTCTGCCAAAGCAGCAAGGACAAcatattttgtgaaaatatttggtCCACTTGGGATTTAGATGTCCATAAGGCTCTTCAGATTTTGGTTTGAACACTCCAATAGTTTTCTAGAATAAATAATATACAATTAAACCGTGGATACTTTGAGATGCAAAAGATTAACCAATACTTTCAATCGctaatattcaaaataattttaaatcctAATGCATTACATGATTTCcctttttataaaatataataaatctAGATCTGACAGAAGACCATTTGAAATAAACGCGTTACCAAATGCTTTCCTAGAAGCAGCACAAATTCAAAATAACCTCTCTTCATAACAGAAAATCACAACCAGCCAACACTTACTACTTccacaaaatgaaagaagaatattttagaATACAAGTAGTTTTAAAAGTAACTTTAGGAAGTGCTCTCAGCCTACCAGTTAACTTACTGATTAGACAGTTCAGACAGACACAGTGGttccaggaaagcaaaaaatatacagaatgcTGATAATCAAGTGTTACATTTTATCTTTTGTATCTATTACATTGTTTTCAAAGAATACATGGAAACTTGCACTTGGCAGTTCCAATGAATTCCACCACTACCACTGTAGATTCCTCGACACgaagctgacagcagcagtttaTACTACCTGACACACTTAAATAATTGTACCAAAGCTTAAAATTACTGAAAGTACTATTCCATATTTGGACATTACATTTAGGAAATCCATGCAATAACTAgagaaaaatgagggaaaaaaagagaatatgcaaaaaagtaaatattcctCCATAATTCACAGATCCCAGGCGGTGTGGCCATGGATTGCTTAgcctaaagaagaaaaaaaaatggggcaCAACATCAACTAAATAAGTTGCTATAAAGAAACAAGGAACAACAGATTTAGTGTTAACCAACCAAGAAATGATAGGCTTAAATCCCAGCAGGTAAGAAGCAAGAAGAAGAACTCCTAAGGTTTAAGAGTAGGCTTAAGACCAGAACAAATCTCTGGGCCGCGCCGTTTCCAAAACAGGCTGCTGCTAAGAACAGGTTAGTCACAGGAGCATGACAAATCCTTTAAGACAATCCTGCTCTACAACATAGGCCTTAAAGAGATAATTTCTTAAGGTGCCTCCTACAACAGGATTCTATTTGTTAACCTCAAACAGCAAGATTTTTGTTACACTGAATTATATACCCTTCCAATTGTCTGTGATAAAATTTAGCCTAACGTACAAGGTCCCTGTAATGACTCTTGTATAGCTCAAGTAAAATACTacagaaatgcagtatttttattccttctctcaTGACCATGCTAAGTAAATCAAATTCTTACTCAATATGTAATGAACACAACcatttagaagtattttttccaTACTAGTTCTTTTCTGAATCCTTAATCTCTCAGTAAGCCAAGCATTGCTTGTAGTTGCACTACAATTCTTACAGCTGATTTACACTTCAAACCAAGAACACAGTTTGCTGGTAGTTAGTTACCAGCATCCTTCTCCCAGGAACTGCTAATTCAGCTAGACTATGGAGATGAACTAACTAGTTGATCTAGGTTCCATAGAATTTCCAGCTcctttcagtgttgttttggATACAACTAACTACAGTGAACTTCCTCTGTTAAATTTGGAAATACAATACACAACACACTAGATTTTAGTAGCAACACCTGTCTTATCTATCCACTTTGATTCACTCCCATCAACTACCAGAAGAAATAAGTTAAAACATCACTATTTGCATTCATTCTACAAGTTTACTATCAACAGGAATAGGATGTGAAGTGGCAGAAATTCTCTTATGTTTTCAGCATGTTATTATCTCCAATTCTGATGGTATACTCAAAACATGAGCAAGTTCTATGCAACTGCACATCACATTTACGATTCTATTTAGACCTACACAAAAGGTCTTTATGCTTCCAACAAACATTCTCTGTAACATGAAAGTCTGGGATGCAAAACTATGTTCTCTGCACAGAACACATTAGGAATTGGCCCTCtaaagcaacaacagaaaaaaagccgTTTGGAAACTGAGTATACTTGGTATGCTAGTTCAGCCAACATCACAATACTAACGTTCTTGAGAAGTTATTGTTACTCCTGTTCAATCACATGCATCTACCTCCTAAACAGAATTACAAGCTGTTCATTTCCCAGAAATGAAATGGTGTATTTGGCAGTATATGGCAAGCCATTCATTACCCCAAGTCCCATTTTAGGCACTACTTTTCGCAGACTGAACATTTTTAGAAGGAGCTTAGCTCATTCCATCACTTGCCTGAACCTTTCTGTGCTATAGCATCAAGTCAAGATACAATTTCCAAGTTTTCCCTAAAGTTCAAACCTTGAACTTTGCAGAGCTGGTGATGTTGAGTAGAACCAGATAGCTCAATATGCAGACAACCTAAAAGGCCAGTCAAAATTAATTTCTAGACAAGCTGCAATGACATGACCATTAGCCAGTAGCAAAAACACCTTGCAGAAGAGTGCATTTGAAGCAGATAGCCTATTTTGCTTCCTTGGTTACACAGTGTGTAggtaaatgaagaaatattcaTCACTTCATTAAGAACGCTGAAGTACTGATACAAAGCAGTTCAGTAAACAGCTGTGCCAATAAAACACAAAGGTGACAGGTTTGTATTTCTGGGAGAATCAAATCAGACTAAAACAACCTAACGGTAACAAGTCATTTTAGCTATAAGTTGGTAGTAGTGTGAGTAAATACTCCAGAAGCTGACCAGTTAGAATGCTAAGTAGGTCATTTAATAAAGTCTTTCCCAAcaaagggaggagaaagcaagtcacaaagctgctctgcagcaggatgaTGCAATACTCTGCCAAACAGGATGTGAAATCCATTCTACAAATGGGAGCAGCACTATTGgcaaaataaagcttttcaaTCAGATCTTTAATCAGATAACACATTTAGGTAAGCTCTAACTTCATAAGAATAAGACACTTCGATTGCACAGCATTAGGAAAACCTCTATAAACacttaaatgttttaaatgttttttaaaaaagcataacACTGCAGGAACAAGTCATATATccattttttttagtttttttaaactttaagtACTGAGTTAAACCAGCATGTGAttacttagatttttttttcctattccatATAAAGAAAGATATGATCCTTACTTTTTCAGAATCTCTTCCAAAAATGTATTCTCTTTGAATATGCATATATAAGTATACAAGCTAAAAGCCTGCAGAGAACTGAACTACTGCAGTAAAGAAGTGACTTGAAGGTAGAAAATTACTAATGAAACTTGAAACAGGTCTCTGTAAGTAGCATTACACGCGTGAGCAAGAATCCCACAAGCTGATtagagaaagaaacaattttttttcttccagtttcagAAAGGCatccccctcccttccttccccatctACTTTGACTCTCCTCCAACAGGATGAAGGGGCTCACTACTAGCAAACGTTCCTGGAATGCAGGAGTATGAACCGTATATTTAGTCCTGAGAAGATTTTGCATGGGTAGTTCTGCCACCTTACATCTTCAAAATAAGTTCAGAATGAGACCACAGCATAATTCATGTCAGACTATTATTGTGAAAAATCACTCATTCAAAAGCATAAACTCTAACACCAGAAAACTGCCATTAAAACAAACTGGACATCTATGAAAAGTGGCAAGACTGGAACATATTCTGTAACAACAAGTAGAGGccaattaaaaagaacattaaattctaaacaagaaggaaatgaCTTTTTTGAGGCTACAGGAAAAAGCAATCTCAGCTGTTGTGAAAACCTAGGCACTTCGGTGTTACAGTTCCCAAGTCCAACTCAAATGGCATCTTCAGAACTAACAAACACCTGCATCTACCTAAGATTAAAGACTGTTGACGgagcataaaataaaattgcatatAACAAATAAAAAGGTATGGGGAAttggagtcaccgagcctggtggtgttcaaagagcgtttggatgttgtgttgagggacatggtttaggggGAACAAatggtgaagggcaaatggttggactggatgatcctgtgggtcttttccaacctcagcg
Proteins encoded in this window:
- the PI4K2B gene encoding phosphatidylinositol 4-kinase type 2-beta isoform X2, with the translated sequence MESGSEEPDEQLLLLSEPALHAGPPAGRAAPGGAVRLRGEPGLEEEEEGHTGHAIDMNTFLDDPEFAEIITRAEQAIECGVLPERISQGSSGSYFVKDFKGKTIGVFKPKSEEPYGHLNPKWTKYFHKICCPCCFGRGCLVPNQGYLSEAGAYLVDDKLGLGVVPKTKVVWLVSETFNYSAIDRAKSRGKKYALEKVPKVAKKFNRIGLPPKVGSFQLFVEGYKEADYWLRKFETDPLPENTRKEFQSQFERLVILDYVIRNTDRGNDNWLVRYEKQDDGLNLSDKDIQWTVTEESTIKIAAIDNGLAFPFKHPDEWRAYPFHWAWLSQAQVPFSQETRDLVLPRISDMNFVQDLCEDLHELFKTDKGFDKATFENQMSVMRGQILNLTQALKDGKSPIQLVQMPRVIVERSSTGSQGRIVHLSNAFTQTFHSRKPFFSSW
- the PI4K2B gene encoding phosphatidylinositol 4-kinase type 2-beta isoform X4, translated to MNTFLDDPEFAEIITRAEQAIECGVLPERISQGSSGSYFVKDFKGKTIGVFKPKSEEPYGHLNPKWTKYFHKICCPCCFGRGCLVPNQGYLSEAGAYLVDDKLGLGVVPKTKVVWLVSETFNYSAIDRAKSRGKKYALEKVPKVAKKFNRIGLPPKVGSFQLFVEGYKEADYWLRKFETDPLPENTRKEFQSQFERLVILDYVIRNTDRGNDNWLVRYEKQDDGLNLSDKDIQWTVTEESTIKIAAIDNGLAFPFKHPDEWRAYPFHWAWLSQAQVPFSQETRDLVLPRISDMNFVQDLCEDLHELFKTDKGFDKATFENQMSVMRGQILNLTQALKDGKSPIQLVQMPRVIVERSSTGSQGRIVHLSNAFTQTFHSRKPFFSSW
- the PI4K2B gene encoding phosphatidylinositol 4-kinase type 2-beta isoform X3, with amino-acid sequence MESGSEEPDEQLLLLSEPALHAGPPAGRAAPGGAVRLRGEPGLEEEEEDDPEFAEIITRAEQAIECGVLPERISQGSSGSYFVKDFKGKTIGVFKPKSEEPYGHLNPKWTKYFHKICCPCCFGRGCLVPNQGYLSEAGAYLVDDKLGLGVVPKTKVVWLVSETFNYSAIDRAKSRGKKYALEKVPKVAKKFNRIGLPPKVGSFQLFVEGYKEADYWLRKFETDPLPENTRKEFQSQFERLVILDYVIRNTDRGNDNWLVRYEKQDDGLNLSDKDIQWTVTEESTIKIAAIDNGLAFPFKHPDEWRAYPFHWAWLSQAQVPFSQETRDLVLPRISDMNFVQDLCEDLHELFKTDKGFDKATFENQMSVMRGQILNLTQALKDGKSPIQLVQMPRVIVERSSTGSQGRIVHLSNAFTQTFHSRKPFFSSW
- the PI4K2B gene encoding phosphatidylinositol 4-kinase type 2-beta, translating into MESGSEEPDEQLLLLSEPALHAGPPAGRAAPGGAVRLRGEPGLEEEEEGEEDSGPEGDGEEEPLLRASGRGRRAGAARDKEPRVGAGHTGHAIDMNTFLDDPEFAEIITRAEQAIECGVLPERISQGSSGSYFVKDFKGKTIGVFKPKSEEPYGHLNPKWTKYFHKICCPCCFGRGCLVPNQGYLSEAGAYLVDDKLGLGVVPKTKVVWLVSETFNYSAIDRAKSRGKKYALEKVPKVAKKFNRIGLPPKVGSFQLFVEGYKEADYWLRKFETDPLPENTRKEFQSQFERLVILDYVIRNTDRGNDNWLVRYEKQDDGLNLSDKDIQWTVTEESTIKIAAIDNGLAFPFKHPDEWRAYPFHWAWLSQAQVPFSQETRDLVLPRISDMNFVQDLCEDLHELFKTDKGFDKATFENQMSVMRGQILNLTQALKDGKSPIQLVQMPRVIVERSSTGSQGRIVHLSNAFTQTFHSRKPFFSSW
- the PI4K2B gene encoding phosphatidylinositol 4-kinase type 2-beta isoform X1, translated to MESGSEEPDEQLLLLSEPALHAGPPAGRAAPGGAVRLRGEPGLEEEEEGEEDSGPEGDGEEEPLLRASGRGRRAGAARDKEPRVGADDPEFAEIITRAEQAIECGVLPERISQGSSGSYFVKDFKGKTIGVFKPKSEEPYGHLNPKWTKYFHKICCPCCFGRGCLVPNQGYLSEAGAYLVDDKLGLGVVPKTKVVWLVSETFNYSAIDRAKSRGKKYALEKVPKVAKKFNRIGLPPKVGSFQLFVEGYKEADYWLRKFETDPLPENTRKEFQSQFERLVILDYVIRNTDRGNDNWLVRYEKQDDGLNLSDKDIQWTVTEESTIKIAAIDNGLAFPFKHPDEWRAYPFHWAWLSQAQVPFSQETRDLVLPRISDMNFVQDLCEDLHELFKTDKGFDKATFENQMSVMRGQILNLTQALKDGKSPIQLVQMPRVIVERSSTGSQGRIVHLSNAFTQTFHSRKPFFSSW